A genomic window from Rhizobium lentis includes:
- a CDS encoding DegT/DnrJ/EryC1/StrS family aminotransferase yields the protein MPSKPNFQVPSAEPNGTRTLHRWPILTGANYRKVIACISSGELSGSGLEVINEFEKTVENWIGGGHVVSTNSGTTALMVALLTLGVGPEDVVLVPSYTWSATAFAATLIGAIPRFVDIDSDTYNLSTEAVAKAITPDVKAIIVVHMHGLSCEMDEITAIAREKGVPIIEDCAQAHGALYKKQYVGTLSDIGCFSMQKSKHFSAGDGGFLVTRNAALAQKARDICNFGLPTPKHNYHFEEGLREGYAVFRECEQIGGMFRLNPLSAALVIDQLEHLDQRIEWLQEAMKPLVAEAAQVPFLKITQPGSHQTHVWHKIRVGIDYGAVDHYGRSMADIRQGLRNTLARSGIPSTLWTAPILPLQKVFRPYAGTIDWTKTAGHLAIENSFIVFDEKYPLIAQDPSTMTAVVSKLRQVWSDYFASLE from the coding sequence ATGCCATCAAAGCCAAATTTTCAGGTTCCCTCTGCGGAGCCAAACGGAACCCGGACGCTGCATCGGTGGCCGATTTTAACGGGAGCGAACTACCGGAAAGTCATCGCGTGTATTTCGTCTGGTGAACTTTCCGGCTCGGGTCTGGAAGTCATTAATGAGTTTGAAAAGACGGTGGAGAATTGGATCGGCGGCGGTCATGTCGTCTCGACAAATAGCGGCACTACCGCGCTGATGGTGGCCCTCCTGACGCTCGGCGTTGGGCCGGAAGACGTTGTTCTTGTGCCTTCCTACACCTGGAGCGCCACTGCATTTGCAGCGACTCTTATCGGCGCCATTCCCCGCTTCGTCGACATTGATAGCGACACCTACAATCTCTCTACCGAGGCAGTGGCTAAAGCGATTACGCCGGACGTCAAGGCAATCATCGTCGTTCATATGCATGGCCTGAGCTGCGAAATGGACGAGATTACCGCCATTGCGCGGGAGAAAGGAGTTCCCATCATTGAGGACTGCGCCCAGGCCCACGGCGCACTCTATAAGAAACAGTATGTCGGGACTCTCTCTGACATCGGCTGCTTCAGCATGCAGAAAAGCAAGCATTTCTCCGCCGGCGACGGTGGCTTCCTTGTGACGAGAAATGCCGCCCTTGCCCAAAAGGCACGCGATATCTGCAACTTCGGCCTTCCTACGCCAAAGCATAATTATCACTTTGAGGAGGGGCTGCGGGAAGGATATGCCGTCTTTCGTGAGTGCGAGCAGATCGGCGGCATGTTTAGGTTAAACCCGCTTTCGGCGGCTCTGGTGATCGATCAGCTAGAGCATCTCGATCAACGGATAGAATGGCTCCAGGAGGCTATGAAGCCACTCGTTGCAGAGGCGGCACAAGTTCCCTTTCTCAAAATCACCCAGCCCGGCTCCCACCAAACGCATGTTTGGCACAAGATCCGCGTCGGTATCGACTATGGGGCAGTCGATCACTACGGGAGATCAATGGCGGACATCAGACAAGGGCTGCGCAACACTCTTGCTAGGAGCGGCATTCCGAGCACGCTGTGGACAGCACCTATACTCCCGCTTCAGAAGGTGTTCAGGCCGTATGCGGGCACGATCGACTGGACCAAAACTGCGGGGCACCTTGCAATCGAAAACTCGTTCATCGTTTTCGACGAGAAGTACCCATTGATTGCCCAGGATCCCTCAACCATGACGGCTGTCGTTTCGAAGCTCAGGCAAGTCTGGAGCGATTACTTTGCCTCATTAGAATAG
- a CDS encoding substrate-binding domain-containing protein produces the protein MQHLHLPKKIFPSTSSGVRRQPASTAILRAALKSAGKNLGVKVNYIYPDQLTIPNQIQKIEEAMAAQADGIAVCAFADDAAYADVAARAKEAGIAFGSAAAPPPGSHIRKPDDIFLFRAGSDEGAAGQLSARRLRDMGVKGRVVVANQQPGDATCQLRATSEIDALKAGGITADFLEMSMDPGQQAETLSNYLRRNPDTVAATSTCDVVDGFLTAKADSGRNDLILTGYDINAQSLTAISDGRQAFTIDQQQFWRGYMPVLLLTHYLKYGLLEGNYFLTGPTIVDKTNVEKVQALVGKGYR, from the coding sequence ATGCAGCACCTGCATCTGCCGAAGAAAATATTTCCATCTACTTCGTCGGGTGTGCGGCGCCAACCGGCTTCCACGGCTATCTTGCGCGCGGCGCTGAAGAGCGCCGGAAAAAACCTTGGAGTCAAGGTCAACTATATCTATCCCGACCAGCTGACAATTCCCAACCAGATCCAAAAGATCGAGGAAGCCATGGCAGCGCAGGCGGACGGTATCGCGGTTTGCGCTTTCGCCGACGACGCCGCCTATGCCGATGTGGCTGCACGAGCCAAAGAAGCCGGGATCGCGTTCGGCAGCGCCGCGGCGCCTCCGCCGGGGTCGCATATCCGAAAGCCGGACGATATTTTTCTCTTCCGCGCCGGTTCTGACGAAGGCGCCGCCGGACAGCTGTCGGCCCGACGTCTGCGCGACATGGGCGTAAAAGGACGCGTGGTTGTTGCCAATCAGCAACCCGGTGACGCAACTTGCCAGCTGCGTGCAACCTCCGAAATAGATGCCCTCAAAGCCGGTGGGATCACGGCGGACTTCCTGGAAATGTCAATGGATCCGGGCCAGCAGGCCGAAACCCTATCCAACTATCTGCGTCGCAACCCTGACACAGTCGCCGCGACGAGCACATGTGACGTGGTGGACGGCTTCCTGACGGCGAAAGCGGACAGCGGACGGAACGACCTGATCCTGACCGGCTACGACATCAATGCACAATCGCTCACGGCGATCAGTGATGGGCGGCAGGCTTTCACGATCGACCAGCAGCAGTTCTGGCGCGGCTACATGCCTGTTCTGCTGCTCACTCACTACCTGAAATATGGCTTGCTCGAAGGAAACTACTTCCTGACCGGCCCGACGATCGTGGACAAGACCAACGTTGAGAAGGTTCAGGCGCTGGTGGGCAAGGGTTATCGTTGA
- a CDS encoding ABC transporter permease, whose product MSDEIHLAHAPTRSIACAEAFRRFMLRPEATSVAAVVILFILFSLLAPQLFPTKITYISIMAIAAELGIVSIGATLLMICGHFDLSVGAVLGLTSYVCVVLMRDNGFDPVSASAVAIAAGAALGAVNGYMVVRFRIHSFVVTLGTMLIWRGVLIALTGGFPMTVEIPASFRATMAGPLISDFRMSMLWFLLIGISGTLLLSRTKLGNWIQARGQNENAARNLGVPVDRVTIIVFMICSALAAIAGIIQVARFGSVDALRGEGFELQAVAVTVIGGTLLSGGYGSIIGTILGAVTFGMIQVGLVLAGAPGISSRPSPE is encoded by the coding sequence ATGTCCGACGAAATCCACCTCGCCCACGCCCCTACACGCAGCATCGCTTGCGCTGAAGCGTTCCGTCGCTTCATGCTTCGGCCTGAAGCAACATCGGTCGCTGCCGTTGTCATCCTTTTCATCCTGTTTTCCCTACTCGCGCCGCAGCTGTTTCCGACCAAGATTACTTATATCAGCATCATGGCGATCGCTGCTGAACTCGGGATCGTGTCTATCGGCGCCACGCTGTTGATGATCTGCGGTCATTTCGATCTTTCGGTCGGCGCTGTACTCGGCCTCACATCTTACGTTTGTGTTGTATTGATGCGCGATAATGGATTTGATCCAGTTTCGGCATCGGCCGTCGCGATCGCCGCCGGCGCAGCGCTGGGGGCGGTCAACGGATACATGGTTGTGCGTTTCCGCATCCACTCTTTCGTGGTGACGCTTGGCACAATGCTCATTTGGCGCGGTGTTTTGATTGCGCTTACCGGCGGATTTCCGATGACGGTGGAGATCCCTGCAAGCTTCCGGGCGACGATGGCCGGACCGTTGATCAGCGATTTTCGTATGTCGATGTTATGGTTTCTCTTGATAGGGATTTCAGGGACGCTTCTGCTCTCCCGTACGAAACTCGGTAACTGGATCCAAGCACGGGGCCAGAACGAGAACGCGGCCAGGAATCTCGGCGTACCGGTCGATAGGGTCACCATCATCGTCTTCATGATCTGCTCCGCGCTGGCTGCCATCGCAGGAATAATTCAGGTTGCACGCTTTGGATCCGTAGATGCGCTGCGGGGCGAAGGTTTCGAACTTCAAGCGGTCGCAGTGACAGTGATCGGGGGGACACTCCTCTCCGGTGGCTATGGTAGCATTATTGGAACGATCCTGGGCGCCGTTACCTTCGGAATGATCCAGGTCGGGCTGGTTCTCGCGGGAGCCCCGGGCATCTCTTCAAGACCCTCACCGGAATGA
- a CDS encoding ATP-binding cassette domain-containing protein codes for MSKDVISNDSQAAVATRALPAGSGSDDMRGLTRQIEPIKPADVPVIEAIGLSKGFGATTALVDVSLKAYSGRILALLGDNGAGKSTLIKILSGVFPADRGELRFNGEAIVFRNPKDARERGVATVFQDLAVCELLSVTRNIVLGREPQRGLGPFKWLDLKRANEMAQSALHRLGVRWERGLDERGANISGGERQSLAIARAMYFGSSLLILDEPTSALAVRQAGKVLDHIVTARDQGQAVIFITHNFRHALAVADDLVVLSQGKVVGTFRRDEVNLDDLTDLVAHVG; via the coding sequence ATGAGCAAGGACGTGATCTCTAATGACAGCCAGGCAGCGGTCGCTACTCGTGCCTTACCCGCAGGCAGCGGCAGCGATGATATGAGGGGGCTCACGCGCCAGATTGAGCCAATTAAACCGGCAGACGTGCCGGTCATTGAAGCCATCGGACTATCGAAGGGCTTTGGCGCGACCACGGCGTTGGTGGATGTGTCTCTCAAAGCCTACTCGGGTCGTATTCTTGCCCTTTTAGGCGACAATGGAGCGGGCAAGTCCACGTTGATCAAAATCCTTTCCGGAGTATTTCCAGCGGATCGCGGCGAGCTGCGCTTCAATGGGGAAGCCATTGTTTTCCGCAATCCGAAGGACGCGCGTGAACGTGGCGTCGCCACGGTGTTTCAGGATTTGGCGGTTTGCGAACTTCTCTCCGTCACCCGTAACATCGTTCTCGGACGAGAACCGCAACGAGGTTTAGGCCCGTTCAAATGGCTCGATCTAAAACGCGCAAATGAGATGGCGCAGTCGGCTCTTCATCGGTTAGGCGTGCGCTGGGAGCGCGGGTTGGACGAAAGAGGAGCAAACATATCCGGTGGCGAGCGCCAGTCGCTCGCTATCGCCAGGGCCATGTATTTTGGATCCTCTCTCCTCATTCTCGACGAGCCGACATCGGCCTTAGCGGTGCGGCAGGCGGGCAAGGTTCTCGATCATATCGTCACTGCCCGCGACCAAGGTCAGGCCGTCATTTTCATCACCCATAACTTCCGGCACGCCCTAGCGGTCGCTGACGATCTTGTTGTCCTCTCGCAGGGAAAGGTTGTTGGCACCTTCAGGCGCGACGAAGTCAATCTCGATGACCTCACTGACCTTGTTGCCCATGTGGGCTAA